A single genomic interval of Nocardia bhagyanarayanae harbors:
- a CDS encoding holo-ACP synthase, translating into MTILGIGLDLVTISEFAEQLERSGTTMLRESFTAGERRYCQSKGTDPARSFAARWAAKEAVLKAWASSRFARRPQIGDNPYPLIEVVNDAWGRPSIKLHGLAAEFLPRARVHLSLTHDGDTAAAMVVLEDPGELADLIEGRETTA; encoded by the coding sequence TTGACCATTCTGGGGATCGGCCTCGACTTGGTGACCATCTCCGAGTTCGCCGAACAACTCGAGCGGTCCGGAACCACCATGCTCAGGGAGAGTTTCACCGCGGGCGAGCGGCGCTACTGCCAGAGCAAGGGCACCGATCCGGCGCGCAGTTTCGCCGCGCGCTGGGCCGCCAAGGAGGCGGTGCTCAAGGCGTGGGCGTCGTCGCGTTTCGCCCGCCGCCCGCAGATCGGCGACAACCCGTACCCGCTGATCGAGGTGGTCAACGACGCGTGGGGCAGGCCGAGCATCAAATTGCACGGTCTCGCGGCCGAATTCCTGCCGCGCGCCAGGGTGCACCTGTCCTTGACGCACGACGGGGACACGGCGGCGGCGATGGTCGTGCTGGAGGATCCCGGCGAACTCGCCGACCTGATCGAGGGTCGCGAAACGACCGCGTGA